Within Thermococcus celer Vu 13 = JCM 8558, the genomic segment TCCGCGCCGACGAGTATTCTATCACCGACGAGGTCAACGCTCCATACGTAGGAACCCACGTCCCTCTTCCAGACGAGTGCCGTGTCCCTGAAGAAGTAAACGAAGCCTCCGACGTTACTCGCCACCGCGTATTTTCCGTCGGGCGATATGTCCACGCTGTAGACGACGTTTTCGGTCCTGTACTCCCTCAGAAGCTTTCCGTGAGAATCGAAGAACTGAACCCAGTACCCGTCGGTTCCGACGATGACCGTTCCATTGTCGCTGGCGGCCACGGAGTATGCGAGACCCCTAACGGGGGCCCTGAAGGCCACGCTCCCGTTAGGCCGCAGGAGTACCGCGTTGTACCCAAAGGCGAGCGCCAGGTCCCCCCTATCGTTGAACGCCATGGAGAACACTATGCACTGGTCGTGGTACGTCCAGAGAAGGTGGGGCTGGGCGCTTACGGGTGTCAGCGTGAGGAGAAGCAGGATGAGGGGAAACAACCGTTTCATAGTTTCACCGCTCCTGCATCCGTTGGCGATTTTAAATAGTTAATGGTGCGGGCCTCAAAGCTCGGGAGAAGATGGGAGTGGTTCCAGACTCCAAAAAGATATTCCCTCGAGGGCTTATGTTAGGCTCAACGAAAGCTTCTCAACCTTTGGTTTACAATTTTCGGGTTTAAAAACGCTTTTTTAGTCCCCTGTGAAGTCCGTATTGAGGGGATAGATATGAGCACGTGTATATTCCTGTTCATTGGAGGTGACGAACTTGAGGTACGTTAAACTCCCCAGGGAGAACACTTACGCGTTCCTTGAACGGCTGAAGGAGTGGGGGAAACTGTACGCCCCCGTGAAAATCTCCGAGAAGTTCTACGACTTCAGGGAAATAGACGACGTCAGAAAGGTCGAGTTCCACTACAACAGAACGATAATGCCGCCGAAGAAGTTCTTCTTCCCGCCGAGGGAGAAGCTCTTTGAGTTCACTGTCTCCAGGGCGGAGTACAGGGAAACGCTGGAGGACGTCGAGCCCTTCGTGGTCTTCGGCATTCACTCCTGCGACATCTTCGGCCTCAAGATCCTCGACACGGTATACCTCGACGAGTTCCCGGACAAGTATTACAGAGTAAGAAGGGAGAAGGGCATCATCGTAGGCATCAGCTGCATGCCGGACGAGTACTGCTTCTGCAACCTGAGGGAGACCGACTTCGCCGACGATGGCTTCGACCTCTTCCTGCACGAGCTCCCCGATGGCTGGCTCGTCCGCGTCGGGACGCCCACCGGCCACAGAATCGTGGATAGAAACATCAAGCTCTTCGAGGAGGTCAGCACCGAGGACATCTGCAACTTCCGGGAGTTCGAGAACAAACGCTCGAAGGCGTTCAAATACCACGAGGACTGGAGCAACCTGCGTTATCTCCTCGAGCTCGAGATGGAGCACCCAATGTGGGAAGAGCAGGCCGACATCTGCCTCGCCTGCGGCAACTGCAACCTAACGTGTCCTACGTGCCGCTGCTACGAAGTTCAGGACATCGTCAACCTCGACGGGGACACAGGCTACCGCGAGAGGCGTTGGGACTCCTGCCAGCTCAGGAGCCACGGTCTGGTTGCCGGGGGTCACAACTTCAGGCCCACCAAGAAAGCCCGCTTCATGAACCGCTACCTCTGCAAGAACGCCTACAACGAAAAGCTCGGCATAAGTTACTGCGTCGGCTGCGGAAGGTGCACCTACTTCTGCCCCGCGGGCATAAGCTTCGTGAGGAACCTGCGCACCATCATGGGGCTCGAGGAGAAGTCGTGTCCGCCGGAGGTAAGCGATGAGATTCCGAAGAGGGGCTTCGCCTACGCCGCAGGGGTAAGGGGTGATGGTCTATGAGCGAGGCCGTTCCACGGGAGGTCATGATGCCCGACGGCAACCCCTACGCACTCCACAGGGTAAAGGTTCTCAAGGTTTACCCGCTCACGGAGATGGAGAAGCTGTTCCTCTTCCGCTTCGAGGACCCCGAGCTGGCCGAGAAGTGGACCTTCCGCCCGGGACAGTTCGTCCAGCTCACGATACCCGGCGTCGGTGAGGTTCCGATAAGCATCTGCTCCTCGGCCATGAGGAAGGGCTTCTTCGAGCTCTGCATCAGGAAAGCCGGGAGGGTTACAACGGTCATTCACAGACTCAAGCCCGGAGATACCGTCCTCGTCCGCGGCCCCTACGGCAACGGTTTCCCCGTTGACGAGTGGGAGGGCATGGACCTGCTCCTCATAGGTGCGGGTTTGGGAACCGCTCCCTTAAGAAGCGTCTTCCTGTACGCGATGGACAACCGCTGGAAGTACGGCAACATAACATTCATCAACACCGCCCGCTACGGCAAGGACCTGCTCTTCTACAAGGAGCTCGAGGCCATGAAGGATCTGGCCGAGGCGGAGAACGTCAGGATAATCCAGAGCGTCACGCGCGACCCCGAGTGGCCCGGAAGGCACGGCAGGCCACAGAACTTCATCGTTGAGGCCAACACCAACCCGAAGAGAACCGCGGTGGCGGTGTGCGGGCCGCCGAGGATGTACAAATCCGTCTTCGAGTCCCTCATCAACTACGGTTACAGGCCCGAGAACATATTCGTCACGCTGGAGAGGAAGATGAAGTGCGGGATAGGCAAGTGCGGCCACTGCAACGTCGGAACGAGCACGAGCTGGAAGTACGTGTGCAAGGACGGCCCGGTCTTCACGTACTTCGACATAGTATCAACGCCCGGACTGCTCGACTGAGGTGGTGAAGATGGAGAAGGAGAAGGTTCGCATCGGGTTCTACGCCCTCACCTCATGCTACGGCTGTCAGCTGCAGTTCGCCATGATGGACGAGATACTCCAGCTCATCCCGAGGGCGGAGATAGTGTGCTGGTACATGATTGAGAGGGACTCCTACGAGGACGAGCCCGTGGACATAGCCTTCATAGAGGGGAGCGTCTCCACGGAGGAGGAGGCCGAGCTCGTTAAGAGGATACGGGAGAACGCGAAGGTTGTGGTGGCCGTGGGGGCCTGCGCAACCCAGGGCGGGGTGCAGAGCTGGGAGCAGGAGAAAAGCCTGGAAGAGCTGTGGAAGGCCGTCTACGGAGATGCAAAGGTGAAGTTCCAGCCCAAGCTTGCCAAACCCGTCGATGAGTACATCAAGGTAGATTACCGGATCTACGGCTGCCCGCCGGAGAAGAGGGACTTCCTCTACGCCCTCGGCACCTTCCTCGTCGGTTCGTGGCCGGAGGACATAGATTATCCGGTCTGCGTGGAGTGCAGGCTGAAGGGAAACAGCTGTATCCTCATCGAGAAGGGCGAGCCCTGCCTCGGTCCGCTCACGAGGGCCGGTTGCGACGCCCGCTGTCCGGGCTTTGGGGTGGCGTGCATCGGATGCAGGGGGGCGATAGACTACGACGTCGCCTGGTTCGACTCCCTCGCCAGGACGTTCAGGGAGAAGGGGCTCACGAAGGAGGAGATACTCCAGCGCATGAAGATATTCAACGGCCACAACCCGAGACTCGAGGAGATGGTCGAGAAGGTCTTTCAGGGGGTGGAAGAATGAAGGAGATCTACCTTCCAATCACCGTTGACCATATAGCGAGGGTCGAGGGAAAGGGCGGCGTTGAGATAGTCGTGGGCGACGATGGTGTCAAAGAGGTCAGGCTCAACATCATAGAGGGCCCGCGCTTCTTCGAGGCCATAACCGTGGGCAAGAAGCTTGAGGAGGCGCTGGCGGTTTACCCGAGGATATGTTCCTTCTGCTCCGCCGCCCACAAGCTCACCGCGGTTGAGGCGGCGGAGAAGGCGGTCGGTTTTGAACCCCGCGAGGAGATTCAGGCCCTGAGGGAGGTCTTATACATTGGCGACATGATAGAGAGCCACGCGCTTCACCTCTACCTCCTCGTCCTGCCGGATTACCTCGGGTACTCCAGTCCGCTCAAGATGGTGGAGGAATACAGGAAGGAGATAAATATCGCCCTTGAGCTCAAGAACCTCGGGGGCTGGATGATGGACGAGCTCGGGAGCAGGGCGATACACCAGGAAAACGCGGTTCTCGGGGGTTTTGGAAAACTGCCCGGCAAGGGCACCCTCGAGCTCATGAAGAAGCGCCTCGCTGAGGCGCTCCCGAAGGCCGAGTACACCTTCGAGCTCTTCACGAAACTGGAGCAGTACGCGGAGGTCGAGGGGCCGATAATCCACATGGCGGTGAGGCCACGCAACGACGTTTACGGGATATACGGCGATGCCATAAGCGTCAGCGACGGCTTCGAGTTCCCGAGCGAGGATTACAAAAAGCACATGGTGGAGCGCGTCGTTGAGCACAGCTTCGCCAAGCACAGCTTCTACAACGGGGAGAAACCCTTCATGACCGGCGCGATATCCCGCCTCACCAACCACGCCGACAAACTCTACGGGAGGGCGAAGGAGCTCTACGAGAGTCACAGGGAGTTATTCAGACCGACAAACCCCTTCACCAACAACCTCGCCCAGGCCCTCGAGCTGGTATACTTCACGGAGAGGGCGATGGATCTAATAGACGAGGCCCTCGCGAGGTGGCCTGTGAGGCCGAGGGATGAGGTGGAGGTCAGGGACGGCTTCGGCGTCGCCACGACCGAGGCCCCGCGCGGGATACTCGTCTACGCCCTCGGGGTGAAGGACGGTAGGGTCTCCCACGCGGACATCATAACGCCGACCGCCTTCAACCTGGCGATGATGGAGGAGCACGTCAGGATGATGGCGGAGAAGCACTACAACGACGAGCCGGAGAGGCTCAAGCTCCTCGCTGAGATGGTGGTCAGGGCCTACGACCCGTGCATCTCCTGTTCGGTGCACGTGGCGAGGCTCTAAGGTCTTTCCCAAATTTTTTAATGATAAACGAAAGAGAAAAGCAGGGGAGAACATGGCCGAGGATATTGGGTCGTCTCGGAGAACGCTCACCAAAGCCACGGAGCTCACCGAGAAGTACGGCATGTTGCCCAACGACGCCCTGATACTCGCCACCGGTATCGAGCATGGCTTCGTCTTGGCGACCCTTGATGATGATTTCTTTGAGCCCGCGGAGGCAGAGAACGTTGAGATCATAACGGGGTGATCCCGTGAGAACCCTCGTCCTCGCCCTCGGCAACGAGCTCATGACCGACGACGGGGTGGGCCTCAGGGCCGGCCGGCTTCTCCTCGAGAGGGGTTGCAACGTCCTTGAGGTGGGCACGGACGTCTTCCGGCTCTCCAGCTATTACAACGGAGAGGAGAGGCTGATAGTCATCGACGCCATCCTGAGTGGAGAACTAAAACCCGGAGAGGTGATCCACCTCCAGGGCGAGGAGGTTTTCGAGAAGCTCAGGGCGGAGATACGGAGCGCCCACTTCATGGGGGCGATAGAGGGGCTCAAACTGCTGATGTCGCTTGACGAACGATTGAAAAACGCTGAGCTCCACTTCATCGGCGTCGTTGCTAAGCGAATAGACCTCGGAACGGAACTCAGCGAAGAGGTCAGGAACGCCCTTCCCCGGGTCGTTGAGCTCGTCGAAGAATTATGTAAAAATTGAGTTAAATAATTGAGGAATTGCAGGAGAACGTCACTGGAAGAGGGGGAGCGCTTCCCTTACCCGCTTGAGAAGCTCCCTCTTCGCCTCGCCCTCCTCGAGGGCGACCTCCAGCACCTCGTCTATGGTCTCGACGGGAACTATCCGGATCCTCTCCGCCTTGTCCTTGCTGAGGAAAACGTCCTTCTCGTTGCTCTTGGGGATTACGACGGTCTTTACGCCGGCCTCTATCGCGGCCTCTATCTTCGGCGTGGCGCCGCCTATCGGTAGCACCTCGCCCCTAACGCTCAGGGAGCCGGTCATCGCCACGTCCTGCCTTATCGGTATCCCCTCGAGGGCCGAGATGACGGCCGTGGCGACGCTTATGCTGGCGGAGTCCCCCTCCACGCCCTCGTACGTCTGGAGGAACTGGACGTGGATGTCGTACCTGCTGATGTCCTCGCCTTTGTAGCGCTTGATTATCGCCGAGACGTTCTGCACCGCTTCCTTCGCTATCTCGCCGAGTTTTCCAGTGACTATTATCTTGCCCTCCTCCTTGCTCGCGGCCGGGGCAACCACCGCCTCGATGGGAAGCACTATGCCGCTCTGCTCGCCTATGACCGCGAGACCGTTGACGCGGCCTATCTCGCTCCCCTCGGTCTTTATCACCTGGTACTCCTTCTTGCGCTCGATGTACCAGTCGGCGAGTTGCTTCTCGAGGGGCTTCGCCATCCTTATAGCCTCGAGAACGTCCTCGCGCTCCACGTACCTCTTGCCCTTCTTCACAGCTATGTCACCGGCGGCGCGGACGATGCCGCCGAGGTCACGCAGGCGGAGGGTTAAATGCCCCTTCCTGCCGGCACGCTTCTGGGCCTCGCGGACTATCTCCTCAACCGCATCGCGCGTGAAGTGCGGGATCTTGCCGTCGCGCTTTACCTCCTGGGCGACGAACTGAACGAGCTTGCGCCTGTTCTCGAGCGTGTCCGGCATGGTGGTGCGCATGTAGACCTCGTAACCGTAACCCCTTATGCGGGAGCGGAGGGCCGGGTGCATCTTGTCGACGGTGTCGAGGTTCCCGGCGGCGACGAGGATGAAGTCACAGGGAACCGGCTCGGTTCTGACCATCGCACCGCTTGACATCTCGCTCTGGCCCGTTATAGAGAACTTCTTCTCCTGCATCGCCGTGAGGAGGCTCTGCTGCATCTTCAGGCTCAACGTTGCTATCTCGTCGATGAACAGGACGCCACGGTGGGCGCGGTGGATCATGCCGGGCTCCACCCTCTCGTGGGCCGGCGTGCCCAGACCTCCGCTCTGGAAGGGGTCGTGGCGAACGTCGCCGAGGAGCGCACCAGCGTGGGCCCCGGTGGCGTCGATGAACGGAGCCTTGTTCCTGCCGCAGTTGTCGACGAGCAGTTTGGGAACGAGAACGGAGTTCTTGAAGCGCATGTTGGAGAGGGCCATTATGGTGAGTATTATGACGAAGAGGCCCATGAGGAGCGTGGTGGCGGTGAACTGCAGGAAGAGGGCGAGCATTACCGTGAACATGACGAAGAGGAGTATGTACGATTTTATGCTCTCCTGGCCCTTCGCCTTCTCGCGGTACCTCTCAACTATCCTCCTCCCCTGGCAGGCCGGGACGGTCTTTATTTTAGGCATGTTCTCGTCTTCGGGGTTAGGAAAGACGAGGATGTCCTCAAGGTTCTCCGTGGGCAGGAGCTCGGCCATCGCCTGACCGAGCATCGACTTACCGGTTCCGGGTTCACCTATCAGAAGAACGTGTCGTTTCTGGTTGGCGGCCGTTTTTATAACCTCGACCGCGTGCTCCTGCCCTATGACCTGGTCGATGAGCTTTTCGGGGACGTGAATCTCCTCGGTCGTGTTAAACTCCACCCCCAGCTCGAGGTTCTCTCCGTACTCCCCGGGGACCAGGGTTTCTCCCTCAATCTTTTCCTCTTCCCCCATTTCTCTTCCCTCTTTTCGCTCTCTCAGAGTGGAATGCCCCGGGCGATTTATAACTTTTTTGAGGCGGGCAAGAAAAAAGCTAAAATAGGGCCTGGCACACAGATATCCCGGTGGGAACTATGAAGGTTGAGGATCAGATAATATTCACCGCACGTCACGGGGACTGGAAGGTGGCGGAGGGGCTGTTCGAGCTGGAGGACGAGAAGGTGGCACACTTCATAGCGAGCGTGGCCAACACGGCCAACCCCCGGATACCCGGGTACCTCACGGAGGTTATGAACGTCGACGAAATAATGAACCTCTCCGGAAAATTCGAAGATAAAGACCTGAGTGAAACCATCGTTGCCCTCAAATCGCCGGGGACCGCGAGGACGCTCGGCAAACTCGTTTTCGAGGAGGACAAGAAGCTCAAGAAGCATCTCACTGAGGTAGCCAGGGCCCTGCTCGTCAGGGAGACGCTCTCAAAAAAGGTGCCGGTTGAGTATCCAGAGAAGCCCCTGAGCGGGGTCAGGATCGAGTTCCCCTACGAAGAGGAGCACATCAACTTCGTGGCCTTCCACCTCGGCGGGAAGACGAAGTGGAGGGCCGTTAGACGGCTCATCATAGATGAGAAAACCCCCATGGCGGACGTTGCGAGGCTCCTCGCGAGCATAAACGAGAGCATCACGCTTAAGCTCCCCGTTTACGCAGGAATCGACACGGAAGGGATAGAGGCCTGGTTCGGCAGTTCCAAGAAGGTAAAAAAGGCGGAGATAGCCGCGGTCGTCGAGAGGTACCTGGAGTTCCCGGCCGAGGACTACGCCCCGGCCGGCTTCGAGGGGCACGCAAGGGTTTACGCCCTTAGAACCGCCCTTGAAAAGATTGGACTGCCGCTGGACGTTCCGGCGAAGAGCCTTGAGAAGTACCTCGAGAAGAAATGATGAGGCCGAGGACACCCGAGGGGAGCCGATGAGGAGTCTTCGCTTCGCTGATCAAGAATGAAACCCGAAAGTTCCCTTCCCCCCAATATTTATTGGTGAGCGAGATGGAAACTGTCAAGATCAGGCGGGAACTGCTGGAGTACCTGTTGGAACTCGCCCGCGACTTCTACCCCAACGAGTTCGCGGGCTTCCTGAGGGCGAAGGACGGGGTGTTCGAGGAGGTTCTCATAGCCCCCGACCCCCACTTCGGCAGGAGTTCCGCGTTCTTCAACACCTGGATGCTCCCCCACGACGAGAGCATCAAGGGGACGGTTCACTCCCATCCCGGGCCGAACCCGAGGCCTTCAGGGGCCGATCTGCACTTCTTCTCCAAGTTCGGGGGCGTGCACCTGATAATCGCCTACCCCTTCGTGGAGGGGAGTGTAAGGGCGTACCGCAACGACGGGAGTGAACTCCGGGTGGAGGTCGTGGAATAGAACATGGCCCATCACATCTGAAAAATTCTTAAAAGGAAACCCTCTTAACCCATGCGAGGGTGTTTAACATGAAGATCGGAGAATTCCTCGACGAGCTGAAACCAAAGCAGAGGGAAGCGATCCTCAGATGCGCACGGGAAAGTGGTATCATCGACCTCGAGGAGGAAGTCGAACTCAACGTGGAGGATAATGTGATAAATTTCCTGAAGGCCATTTCGAATCCGCTGAGGCTTAAGATACTCAAACTCCTGAAGGACAACTGGCTCTGCGTGTGTTTGATATCCAAGATACTGGACAGGGATCAAACCCTGATAAGCCACCACCTGCGCACCCTCAAGTCACTCGGGCTGATAAGCGAACGACGGGAGGGCAAGATGCGCTTCTACAGGACCAACACGGAGGTCCTTGAGGGGTACCTTTCCAGGGTGAGGGAGGAGCTGGTGTAAGCATGAACGAGTTCCAGAGACGGGTGGATGAGCTCATAGAGGAGTTCGGCGGCTACTGGGAGCCTTTCCAGATGCTCGCGGCGCTGGTGGAGGAAGTTGGAGAACTCGCCGATGAACTGCTGAAGGTCGAGGGGGTTAAGGGAAACGGCGGTCGGGAGGGGCTCGAGGAGGAACTCGGCGACGTTCTCTTCGCGCTCGCCTGCATAGCCAACCACTACGGAATAGACCTACTGGAGGCCCTCGATAAGAGCGTTGGGAAGTACCGTGAGCGTGACAGGGAACGGTGGTCCAACCGCACGTGATGCTTCCAGAGGTATGGTCCATAAAACTTTACATAATGTAACGCTACAGGATTAAATTGTGCCAAATTAGGTCATAAAATAAATGACCAAATGATTAAAAATCTTCCAAATTATCGAAACATTTTTATAATGGATCCCGTACATTCTTATAATGGATCCCGTTAACTCCCAGTGTAAGTTGGGGGTGTGGAGACATGGTGGATAAAATAACCGAAATTGACGTGAAGATCCTGAAGCTCCTCGCCAAGAACGCCCGTCTTACCTACAAGGAGCTCGCTGAGATCCTTGGCACCACAAGGCAGAGGGTATCCCGGAGAATGGACCGTTTGG encodes:
- the hydB gene encoding NADPH-dependent hydrogenase/sulfhydrogenase 1 subunit beta, with protein sequence MRYVKLPRENTYAFLERLKEWGKLYAPVKISEKFYDFREIDDVRKVEFHYNRTIMPPKKFFFPPREKLFEFTVSRAEYRETLEDVEPFVVFGIHSCDIFGLKILDTVYLDEFPDKYYRVRREKGIIVGISCMPDEYCFCNLRETDFADDGFDLFLHELPDGWLVRVGTPTGHRIVDRNIKLFEEVSTEDICNFREFENKRSKAFKYHEDWSNLRYLLELEMEHPMWEEQADICLACGNCNLTCPTCRCYEVQDIVNLDGDTGYRERRWDSCQLRSHGLVAGGHNFRPTKKARFMNRYLCKNAYNEKLGISYCVGCGRCTYFCPAGISFVRNLRTIMGLEEKSCPPEVSDEIPKRGFAYAAGVRGDGL
- the hydG gene encoding NADPH-dependent hydrogenase/sulfhydrogenase 1 subunit gamma, which encodes MSEAVPREVMMPDGNPYALHRVKVLKVYPLTEMEKLFLFRFEDPELAEKWTFRPGQFVQLTIPGVGEVPISICSSAMRKGFFELCIRKAGRVTTVIHRLKPGDTVLVRGPYGNGFPVDEWEGMDLLLIGAGLGTAPLRSVFLYAMDNRWKYGNITFINTARYGKDLLFYKELEAMKDLAEAENVRIIQSVTRDPEWPGRHGRPQNFIVEANTNPKRTAVAVCGPPRMYKSVFESLINYGYRPENIFVTLERKMKCGIGKCGHCNVGTSTSWKYVCKDGPVFTYFDIVSTPGLLD
- the hydD gene encoding NADPH-dependent hydrogenase/sulfhydrogenase 1 subunit delta, which produces MEKEKVRIGFYALTSCYGCQLQFAMMDEILQLIPRAEIVCWYMIERDSYEDEPVDIAFIEGSVSTEEEAELVKRIRENAKVVVAVGACATQGGVQSWEQEKSLEELWKAVYGDAKVKFQPKLAKPVDEYIKVDYRIYGCPPEKRDFLYALGTFLVGSWPEDIDYPVCVECRLKGNSCILIEKGEPCLGPLTRAGCDARCPGFGVACIGCRGAIDYDVAWFDSLARTFREKGLTKEEILQRMKIFNGHNPRLEEMVEKVFQGVEE
- the hydA gene encoding NADPH-dependent hydrogenase/sulfhydrogenase 1 subunit alpha produces the protein MKEIYLPITVDHIARVEGKGGVEIVVGDDGVKEVRLNIIEGPRFFEAITVGKKLEEALAVYPRICSFCSAAHKLTAVEAAEKAVGFEPREEIQALREVLYIGDMIESHALHLYLLVLPDYLGYSSPLKMVEEYRKEINIALELKNLGGWMMDELGSRAIHQENAVLGGFGKLPGKGTLELMKKRLAEALPKAEYTFELFTKLEQYAEVEGPIIHMAVRPRNDVYGIYGDAISVSDGFEFPSEDYKKHMVERVVEHSFAKHSFYNGEKPFMTGAISRLTNHADKLYGRAKELYESHRELFRPTNPFTNNLAQALELVYFTERAMDLIDEALARWPVRPRDEVEVRDGFGVATTEAPRGILVYALGVKDGRVSHADIITPTAFNLAMMEEHVRMMAEKHYNDEPERLKLLAEMVVRAYDPCISCSVHVARL
- a CDS encoding PIN domain-containing protein, which codes for MAEDIGSSRRTLTKATELTEKYGMLPNDALILATGIEHGFVLATLDDDFFEPAEAENVEIITG
- a CDS encoding hydrogenase maturation protease, producing the protein MRTLVLALGNELMTDDGVGLRAGRLLLERGCNVLEVGTDVFRLSSYYNGEERLIVIDAILSGELKPGEVIHLQGEEVFEKLRAEIRSAHFMGAIEGLKLLMSLDERLKNAELHFIGVVAKRIDLGTELSEEVRNALPRVVELVEELCKN
- the lonB gene encoding ATP-dependent protease LonB translates to MGEEEKIEGETLVPGEYGENLELGVEFNTTEEIHVPEKLIDQVIGQEHAVEVIKTAANQKRHVLLIGEPGTGKSMLGQAMAELLPTENLEDILVFPNPEDENMPKIKTVPACQGRRIVERYREKAKGQESIKSYILLFVMFTVMLALFLQFTATTLLMGLFVIILTIMALSNMRFKNSVLVPKLLVDNCGRNKAPFIDATGAHAGALLGDVRHDPFQSGGLGTPAHERVEPGMIHRAHRGVLFIDEIATLSLKMQQSLLTAMQEKKFSITGQSEMSSGAMVRTEPVPCDFILVAAGNLDTVDKMHPALRSRIRGYGYEVYMRTTMPDTLENRRKLVQFVAQEVKRDGKIPHFTRDAVEEIVREAQKRAGRKGHLTLRLRDLGGIVRAAGDIAVKKGKRYVEREDVLEAIRMAKPLEKQLADWYIERKKEYQVIKTEGSEIGRVNGLAVIGEQSGIVLPIEAVVAPAASKEEGKIIVTGKLGEIAKEAVQNVSAIIKRYKGEDISRYDIHVQFLQTYEGVEGDSASISVATAVISALEGIPIRQDVAMTGSLSVRGEVLPIGGATPKIEAAIEAGVKTVVIPKSNEKDVFLSKDKAERIRIVPVETIDEVLEVALEEGEAKRELLKRVREALPLFQ
- a CDS encoding DUF2666 family protein, yielding MKVEDQIIFTARHGDWKVAEGLFELEDEKVAHFIASVANTANPRIPGYLTEVMNVDEIMNLSGKFEDKDLSETIVALKSPGTARTLGKLVFEEDKKLKKHLTEVARALLVRETLSKKVPVEYPEKPLSGVRIEFPYEEEHINFVAFHLGGKTKWRAVRRLIIDEKTPMADVARLLASINESITLKLPVYAGIDTEGIEAWFGSSKKVKKAEIAAVVERYLEFPAEDYAPAGFEGHARVYALRTALEKIGLPLDVPAKSLEKYLEKK
- a CDS encoding Mov34/MPN/PAD-1 family protein, producing METVKIRRELLEYLLELARDFYPNEFAGFLRAKDGVFEEVLIAPDPHFGRSSAFFNTWMLPHDESIKGTVHSHPGPNPRPSGADLHFFSKFGGVHLIIAYPFVEGSVRAYRNDGSELRVEVVE
- a CDS encoding ArsR/SmtB family transcription factor, which codes for MKIGEFLDELKPKQREAILRCARESGIIDLEEEVELNVEDNVINFLKAISNPLRLKILKLLKDNWLCVCLISKILDRDQTLISHHLRTLKSLGLISERREGKMRFYRTNTEVLEGYLSRVREELV
- a CDS encoding MazG nucleotide pyrophosphohydrolase domain-containing protein; protein product: MNEFQRRVDELIEEFGGYWEPFQMLAALVEEVGELADELLKVEGVKGNGGREGLEEELGDVLFALACIANHYGIDLLEALDKSVGKYRERDRERWSNRT